From a single Solanum dulcamara chromosome 4, daSolDulc1.2, whole genome shotgun sequence genomic region:
- the LOC129884202 gene encoding uncharacterized protein LOC129884202 encodes MGSPWPFSAWGMDVIGAIEPLASNGHRFILVAIDYFTKWVEALTYKAVTKKVVADFVRNNIICRFGIPESIITDNAANLNSDLMKEICERFKITHRNSTTYRPQMNGAVEVANKNIKKILRKIVDGHRQWHEKLPYALLGYRTTIRTSTGATPYMIIQEVGLDDAEWIRNRIEQLMLIDEKRMDTVCHGQLYQNRMAKAFNKKVKPRQFTQGQLVLKKIFPHQGKAKGKFAPNWQGPYMVHRVLSGGAVILAEMDGTVSTKPINSDSIKKYYI; translated from the exons ATGGGTTCCCCATGGCCATTTTCCGCTTGGGGCATGGATGTAATTGGGGCCATAGAGCCTCTTGCATCAAATGGACATCGTTTCATCCTTGTAGCTATTGATTATTTTACAAAATGGGTCGAAGCTTTGACATATAAGGCAGTAACTAAGAAAGTCGTGGCAGATTTTGTTCGTAACAATATCATTTGTCGATTCGGGATTCCAGAATCAATTATAACAGATAATGCGGCAAATCTCAACAGCGATCTTATGAAGGAAATTTGTGAGCGATTCAAGATTACTCATCGAAATTCCACAACTTATCGGCCACAGATGAATGGAGCAGTTGAAGTAGCAAACAAGAACATCAAGAAGATTTTGAGGAAAATAGTGGATGGTCACAGACAATGGCATGAGAAGTTACCATATGCTCTGCTCGGTTATCGTACCACAATCAGAACTTCCACTGGGGCAACTCCTTATAT GATTATTCAAGAGGTCGGTTTAGATGATGCAGAATGGATTCGCAACAGGATTGAACAGTTGATGCTCATTGATGAGAAAAGAATGGATACAGTTTGTCATGGTCAACTTTACCAAAATAGGATGGCCAAAGCATTTAACAAGAAAGTCAAGCCTCGACAGTTCACACAAGGACAATTAGTATTGAAGAAGATATTTCCTCACCAAGGAAAAGCTAAGGGGAAATTTGCACCAAACTGGCAAGGTCCTTACATGGTTCATAGAGTATTATCCGGAGGAGCAGTAATCTTAGCAGAAATGGATGGCACAGTGAGCACGAAGCCAATCAACTCAGACTCCATCAAGAAGTACTACATCTGA